In the genome of Anabaena cylindrica PCC 7122, the window CTCAGTGGATATTACTGATGGTAATAATGAAGAGTATGGTTTGCGACTTCAGCGCAGGTTACAAATGAGGTTACAAGGTGGTTTGGAAGGTGAGTCATTTTGGGAACAGCGAGATGGTGTAGTAATTGCTTATTGGTGGGATTAGTGATTATTCAAACACAATTAAAAAATGTCAATTTCCATCCTGTACATCTTTTAATCTAAATCATCAATCATCTTTATTATTAATTGTTCCTGGTAACTATTTATTGTAAGGGTTTAGCAATGCTAAACCACTATTTCGGGTATTTTTTATGAAAATGATCGAGATAGAGTAAAATCAAGTTATACCCTCAGTCAGAAAAGAGGTATAACTCAATGACAAGCATCAAAACAGCTATTTCAATTGAAGAATCACTGTATGAAGAAGCAACCGCTTTAGCAAATACAATGAAAATTCCTCGTAGTAAATTATTTGCTATAGCAATGGAAGAATTTTTGCTTCGTAAAAAACATCGCCAGTTAGTGGAAAGTGTGAATGAAGCTTATGCAGATGATCTAGATGAATCAGAAAAAATTATGTTAGAAGCAATGCGACAGCATCAAGGACAATTAAAAGAAAAAGAATGGTAATTAAGCAAGGTGATATTTATTGGATTGATTTGGGAGAAACAATAGGCTCAGAACCTGCTTTTATCCGTCCTTATGTAGTGATCCAAAATGATTTACTCAACAGTTCTCAAATCAGAACGGTAATAGTCTGTGCATTAACTTCTAATTTGAGACGAGCTAAAGCTATGGGTAATGTTTTACTAGAGTTAGAAGAAGCTAATCTTGATAGGCAAAGTGTAGTAAATGTATCGCAGATTTTTACAGTGGATAAATCTTTATTAACTGAAAAAATCGGCACGCTATCTAAGGAAAGAATTAGACAAATTTTAGCAGGATTAGCAATAGTAACAGAACCACAGGAAACAGATTAGATGTGTGATGCTATTTTTGAAGAGTGTTATAAAAAAGCATAGATTTTATTCCTCTCGTTCACAAAGTATGGG includes:
- a CDS encoding type II toxin-antitoxin system PemK/MazF family toxin, whose protein sequence is MVIKQGDIYWIDLGETIGSEPAFIRPYVVIQNDLLNSSQIRTVIVCALTSNLRRAKAMGNVLLELEEANLDRQSVVNVSQIFTVDKSLLTEKIGTLSKERIRQILAGLAIVTEPQETD